A segment of the Sphingobacterium oryzagri genome:
CACCACGTCAAACCATTTATTCGACCGTATAATATTCAGCGCGGTGTCGCGTCCAATATTATCGACCGTGTCTTCACTACATGAAATCATGCTTAGCGAAAGCAATCCGACAAGTAAAAACATCCAGTTTTTAGTCATCCCCAATAATCCGTTCATAGCTTTTAAATTCTTAAAAATGTTAAATGGAGCATTCCAACTTTGATGCCAAAAAAATGATCCGCTAGTCATCGTGGCATCACCCTATCTCCACAAACCCTTGCGCGTGAAGGATGCGAAGGCGACATAATCACAAAAAAATTAAAAAAACATTTTGGTTTACGATTTTTTCGTATAACTTTGATTAGTTCATAATTACAATGCTATGAAGATAAAACCACTAATCAATCTTACCCTTTTGTGCTTGATAGCAAGCCAACCAACCATTGCGCAAGAAGCCGAGCCGGCCGTTGCTAAAGTACATTACATCTTTACACACATCAATGACACCACCCAACGCGATAAATATCAGCGTGACGAGGTGGTGACTTATTTAGGAAAGACGGGCAGCTACTACACCAGCTATTCCAGTACGCGTGTGCAAGAAGACATGCAAAAACAAATGAACGATCCAGCTTTCGATGGTAACCTGCAACTTAGTAGTAACACTACGGGTATAGCACAATCGTACTTATACGATCAAAAAGCACAGCAATTAACGGAAGTGACTCGCGTTGGATCGGATGACTTTCTCTTGCCGGAACAATATCCGACATTAAATTGGGCTATTGCAGACGAAACGAAAACAATTGGCGGTTATACCTGCCAAAAAGCCCAAGTACCGTTTAAAGGGCGCAATTATACAGCTTGGTTTACCACTGAACTGCCCTTCTCGGCCGGCCCGTGGAAACTTCACGGCCTACCAGGCTTAATCCTTGAAGCCTCTGACGATAAAAATGAAGTGCAATTTACCTATTCCGGTTTTGATAAAATGGAAAATGGTGTTTACACGATCAAAACACCTGAAAATGCGCTGGTTTCTACGCGAAAAGAAATTGCTAAATTACAAGATGCATTTAAGGCCAACCCACAAGCATACATGCAGGCAAAACGAAACATCAGCACAACCACCGGCGTTTCTGGCGGCTCCGGAAGTATTGTGATACGATCTTCGGGCACTTCTTCAGGCAGCACATCGCCAAAGTTTGACACGAGCAAGATAAAATCCATAAACGTTAAAAAGGCGGAGGGTTATGCTCCTTCGCGCGTGACGAATAACCCGATCGAATTAACGCCATAACGTGTTACGTTTTCTCCTTTCATTGCTCTGTTTTTGCTGCTGTGCATTTGTTTCTGCGCAACAGCAGCTTGTTTCCGGAAAATTGATTGACAAGCAAAGCGGCCTCCCGATAGCGGCAGCCAGCATTACGATTAAGTCTTCTGCCGGCAAAATAGTTGCTTTCAAAGCTACCGACGCCAAAGGTCTGTTTCAAATCAGCATCGTTGCCGAACAGACGGATTATAATCTGGAGATAAACCATTTAGGCTATAAGAAGTACGCATTGCCGCTGCGTGATGCTACCGATAACCTCACCATCGCCTTGGAACCACAGGCTATTTTGCTGGAAGATGTCGAAGTGAAAAGCAAACCGATGATTCGACGGATCGGCGATACACTGGCTTACGATGTCGGTAGTTTTGCTAGAGAGGAAGATCGCAGCATTGGTGACGTGCTCAAGCGATTGCCGGGTATCGAAGTGAGCGATGCGGGACAGATAAAATATCAGGGTAAGGAAATTTCCAACTTTTATATCGACGGAGACGATTTATTGAGCGATCGCTATGCATTGGGTACACGCACTATACCGCATAAGATGGTGAAAGATATCCAGGTGTTAAACAATCACGAGCATCTTAAGGTCTTAAAAAACAAACGCTTTACCGACCAAGTCGCGATCAATCTGGTGATTAAGGAAGATGCGAAGTTAAAGATGACCGGCGAAGCGAAGATTGGTGTAGGACTGCCAAAGCAATATGATAGCGAACTGAACAACATGTTGTTCAATAAAAAGTACAAGATGCTCAACGTATTGAACGGGAATAATGTGGGCAATGACCTGAGTAACGAACTGATCGGCTACAATAGAGAAAACACGCTGGCTCGCCTGGGCACTATGCCCATCAATAACCTACTGTCATTAGGAACGGTAGAAAATCCACCGCTTGCTAAGCAACACTATTTTATAAACAATAGTGGTTCTTTAAATACCAATAACTTGTTTAACCTCGGTAACCATTGGCAGTTGAAATCTAATATCCAAGCGGTGTACAACCAGAGCACGCAGCAATTCAACGGACAGACCGATTTCTTTACCAACGAGGAGGTGATCTCGTTTACCGAATCGCAGGCAATGGAAACAAAAGAATTTTTAGCGGCCATTCGGCTCTCGGCCAATCAAAATCTGGACAAAAAATACATCAGTAACGCCTTTTCTTTTGAATATGAAAAGGAAGATGCGCTAGCCAATATTAGGAGTAATGGACAAGCTATCGCCGTGGGCAAGCAACACCAAATTCGTGGTTTTTCCAACCAGTTGGATTATGTGCCGGAACTGGCCAATAAAAATATTTTGCAGATCAATTGGTTTGTCAATTACGGATCCAAACCACAGGCGCTTAGCCTATCGCCTGGTGTTTTTCCAGCGGTATTTAACAACAACCTGCCTTATCAAACCACCGAGCAAGTGGTTGATGTACCTAATTTTTACAGCAAGCTATCTTCTGGCTATCGGGTACCGAAAGGAAAAATAAACCAATATTACGGTGTATCTGTCAGTCTGGAAGATCAACGATTACGCTCTAACATTGCCCTGCTGGATAGTGGTATGCAGCAAGCGCCACTGCTGGATTCTACCAGCAATGCGATGCACTGGTTGAGAAGCTTGTATAGTATACATACGGAATATAGCTGGAAAAAGAATCGATTAGAAATGGCATTATCGTTACCCTTATCTTTTCAGCGCACGACATTTAGCGACCCAACCTACCTACTGCATGAAGCGCAAAACAAATGGCTCTTTTTGCCTAGTTTTCGGTTAAAATATAGAGCCTGGCGCGAAGATGATCTTGACTTTTCCTACAACTTCACAAACAATTTTGGGAATATACAAGATGTATATCGTGGTATCATCATTCGTAACTATCGATCACTATCGCAAAATACGGCAGATATTAACGAAAGTTCCATGCATGCGTTTTCCCTCAATTATCGTTTTAACCGAACGGTTAAGATGCTTTTTTCTAACATTGGTTTAAGCTACAGCAAAACACAACGGGAGGCCATACTTGCGCAGCAAATAAGCAACAACATATCGCAAACGATCCTGTCGCCCATTCCGAACGATGTCCATGCTTACGCCCTACAAATGGGAATCGACAAATACATTTTTCCCCTCGCCGGAACGTTAAAATTAAATGCGTCTATGACGTATACCACATTTGAGCAGCTTTTTAATGACGTTATGCTGCCTTTTCAAGGCATGACTTACATGCTGCGCCCGCAGATGGAGATTAAAATTTGGAGAATGCTGAATCTGTCTTACAGCAGTACGCTGGAATGGTCTAACGCAAGGCAACGCAACCAACCAGAGCTCGGTAATTCGGTGTTTAATCTTGCGCAAAATATCAGTCTGCCGTTGTCGATCTTTAAAGGCGCATATATTCGCTTAACGGGCCGGCATTTGCATACTCGCCAACCCGCTATGCAAGATTTTAATTATTTCTTTGCTGATGCTTCCGCGCGCTACCGTGTGGCGAAGTGGAAAACCGACGTGGAGCTTAATCTAACGAATTTGGCCAATATCAAAACGTTTCAGACCTACACTATTTCGTCCAACCAACAATCGCAAAATAATTACGCGCTGCGTGGGCGCATGGCGGTACTGAAAGTAGTCTTTGCATTATGATCGGCCTTCATTCACCGACAAGACTTTATAAAAAGCTCGCTGACGTTCGTCTCACACCCGTAAAACGACGCGAAAGCCTCGTGCGCCGTAATACGAATCGGCGCCGTTGTGATAGGTAAAAACCTGATTGTAACGTCGGTCGCAAAATATTGCGCCGCCCAATTTTCGTATTTCGGGCGGTGTCATCACCCAGCTGGATGTTTTCAGATCAAACTGCCCAAGTGTTTGCAAATAAGCATATTCTTCCGTTGTCAACAAGGTCACGCCCATAGCGTCTGCCAAGTCGATAGCCGAGTTATCGGGCTTATTTGCTTTACGCGCATCCAACGCTTTACGATCATAGCATAGGCTTCTTCTACCTTTCGGACTTTCTGCGGCACAATCGTAAAATAAATAAGTATCGCTCTCCTGATCATAGCCCACTACTTCAGGCTCGCCTTCTGTCCGCTCCATTTCGGAAAGTGACCAAAGCTTGCCAGGATTGTCTTTCAATTTTTCGGCTACCGCATCCCAATTTAAGGCTGCGTGCCTCGTCTTATTTTTTTCAAAACGAGCTTTTAAAACTGTCAGAATTTCTTCGGCTTCTGCAGGTGTCAATTTTTGCTTACTCATTGTTTATTATTCATTTACTAACGGGTTGCTAATCTTTCAGCCGGAACAATCTAGATCGAATTAATCAGCGTGTACCGGCTTTTTTACACTTAAAGATAACAACATTTCTTGATCAATTCCACCCATATACCGCGCAACAATACGAGTGTCCTTTCCCAAATCTTTACCAATTCGCTTCGCTCATTTGTAGCAAACAAGATATGTTGTATCCATGATTTTTTTTCGATTTTTTAAACAGGGCTTTGCTTTCCTTTTATGTTTATTGATGTTGCTTTCCTCGGCGTTTGCGCAGATCAGTCCGCCGGGAATGGGAGATGCGCAGACCGCATCCTGGTTCGCCATTGGTGCTCGACAAGATCTCAACAGCAAAAAAAGTTGGCAATCGATGACTTACATCGGTTTAGGTCGTAAGAGCAATCCCGATAATACAAATCTGTTGTACAAGCCGGCGATGGTGGTGCTCAACCAAGAGTTTTACCATCCGTTTGCTAAAAACTGGCAAACGTCTGTTGCGGTGAGTTACCGAAGACAACAGGAATACGCTGCAGCAGCGCCTTACCTCGAGACTCATCCGCAGCTACAGCAAGAATTTCGTGTATATGGCCGGATCGCTAAAAGTTTTGCCGTAAAATGGTTTCGTATAACCCCGACCCTGCGACAAGAAATCAGGCGATTTTTTACGCCCGATTTTACAAATAGCGCAGAGCCGCTGCAATTGCGATCGCGTTTTCGTTTGCAGTTAGCAACGCCGCTCGATCCCAAAAAGAAACACAAAATAACCATCAGTTCCGAACAGCTACTGAGCACAAGCCAGGCAAACACCAGCCGCAAGTGGTCGACCTTCGCCTATAAAGAAAGCCGCTTTATGCTGTACTATTCTTACAGCCCTTCAACTTTACCATGGACGTTCGATATCGGTTATATGAACAATTTGATCAAAGAGGATGCTTCCACATCAAGCATGGTACATTATCTCGCGTTTGATCTGATTTTAAAGAATCCATTCGGTCACTCTACTGCACCATAAGGCTGGAGAGACCTTTCTTTCTGAAAGCACAAGCTTTCTATGACAATGGAAAAAATTGTTCTTTATACTACCAGACGAATTTGCACAGCTCACCCAGCAGGTTTTGATAGACAACTATGTGATCAAAAAAACACAGTTCAAACATTCAGTTGATTGTTTGAACTGTGGACAGAGATCAATATATAATAGCTTACAAAAAGCTTGTTGATACAGTTTACCAGCCGGGGTTTTGCTCAATCAATGGGTTTTTAGCAATTTCATTAAGAGGTATTGGCCATAAATAATCCTTTGCAGGATCAAATCGTCTCAGCGTTCCGGCCTGCAAGATGATATATTTTCGTTGGTCAACATTAGTCGTAGCTGACCAACGCAACGTCGCTGCAGTAGTGTACTCGGTAAAGAAATAGCTGCCGCGTAGCGTCTGGGGGAGTTCTATTTCTGCTGTCTTCCAACGCAGGAGATCCCAGTATCTAAATCCTTCAAAGGCCAACTCGATTCGGCGCTCGCGCCGGATTTCTGTCAACATATTCAAACCATTTTGCGCCACAAAAGCGTTCGTTAATGGAGGCATCGACACAAAATTAGGACTTTCT
Coding sequences within it:
- a CDS encoding DUF2490 domain-containing protein; the protein is MIFFRFFKQGFAFLLCLLMLLSSAFAQISPPGMGDAQTASWFAIGARQDLNSKKSWQSMTYIGLGRKSNPDNTNLLYKPAMVVLNQEFYHPFAKNWQTSVAVSYRRQQEYAAAAPYLETHPQLQQEFRVYGRIAKSFAVKWFRITPTLRQEIRRFFTPDFTNSAEPLQLRSRFRLQLATPLDPKKKHKITISSEQLLSTSQANTSRKWSTFAYKESRFMLYYSYSPSTLPWTFDIGYMNNLIKEDASTSSMVHYLAFDLILKNPFGHSTAP
- a CDS encoding GLPGLI family protein: MKIKPLINLTLLCLIASQPTIAQEAEPAVAKVHYIFTHINDTTQRDKYQRDEVVTYLGKTGSYYTSYSSTRVQEDMQKQMNDPAFDGNLQLSSNTTGIAQSYLYDQKAQQLTEVTRVGSDDFLLPEQYPTLNWAIADETKTIGGYTCQKAQVPFKGRNYTAWFTTELPFSAGPWKLHGLPGLILEASDDKNEVQFTYSGFDKMENGVYTIKTPENALVSTRKEIAKLQDAFKANPQAYMQAKRNISTTTGVSGGSGSIVIRSSGTSSGSTSPKFDTSKIKSINVKKAEGYAPSRVTNNPIELTP
- a CDS encoding carboxypeptidase-like regulatory domain-containing protein, with protein sequence MLRFLLSLLCFCCCAFVSAQQQLVSGKLIDKQSGLPIAAASITIKSSAGKIVAFKATDAKGLFQISIVAEQTDYNLEINHLGYKKYALPLRDATDNLTIALEPQAILLEDVEVKSKPMIRRIGDTLAYDVGSFAREEDRSIGDVLKRLPGIEVSDAGQIKYQGKEISNFYIDGDDLLSDRYALGTRTIPHKMVKDIQVLNNHEHLKVLKNKRFTDQVAINLVIKEDAKLKMTGEAKIGVGLPKQYDSELNNMLFNKKYKMLNVLNGNNVGNDLSNELIGYNRENTLARLGTMPINNLLSLGTVENPPLAKQHYFINNSGSLNTNNLFNLGNHWQLKSNIQAVYNQSTQQFNGQTDFFTNEEVISFTESQAMETKEFLAAIRLSANQNLDKKYISNAFSFEYEKEDALANIRSNGQAIAVGKQHQIRGFSNQLDYVPELANKNILQINWFVNYGSKPQALSLSPGVFPAVFNNNLPYQTTEQVVDVPNFYSKLSSGYRVPKGKINQYYGVSVSLEDQRLRSNIALLDSGMQQAPLLDSTSNAMHWLRSLYSIHTEYSWKKNRLEMALSLPLSFQRTTFSDPTYLLHEAQNKWLFLPSFRLKYRAWREDDLDFSYNFTNNFGNIQDVYRGIIIRNYRSLSQNTADINESSMHAFSLNYRFNRTVKMLFSNIGLSYSKTQREAILAQQISNNISQTILSPIPNDVHAYALQMGIDKYIFPLAGTLKLNASMTYTTFEQLFNDVMLPFQGMTYMLRPQMEIKIWRMLNLSYSSTLEWSNARQRNQPELGNSVFNLAQNISLPLSIFKGAYIRLTGRHLHTRQPAMQDFNYFFADASARYRVAKWKTDVELNLTNLANIKTFQTYTISSNQQSQNNYALRGRMAVLKVVFAL
- a CDS encoding DUF4256 domain-containing protein, coding for MSKQKLTPAEAEEILTVLKARFEKNKTRHAALNWDAVAEKLKDNPGKLWSLSEMERTEGEPEVVGYDQESDTYLFYDCAAESPKGRRSLCYDRKALDARKANKPDNSAIDLADAMGVTLLTTEEYAYLQTLGQFDLKTSSWVMTPPEIRKLGGAIFCDRRYNQVFTYHNGADSYYGARGFRVVLRV